The genome window ACGCGCCCGACCCTAATCGAGATCCACGGGATTGCCGATGGCGTAGAAGTGCCCGCCCGCGACGTGGTGCAGGCTGCGCCACGCCGGATCGGCGCTCTCGAAGCGCCAGCGGCCGTCGGCGAAGGCGCGCGAATCGGCCCAGGCGGCGGTCACCTCGCCGATGAACAGGTCGTAGGTCTGCTGGTTGTGCGGTTCGGAGATCACGCGGCACGCCAGCCAGGCCGAGCACCCGGCCACCAGCGGCAGGTCGCAGTCCGGCGCGCGGAAGAGATCGACGCCGCAGGAGGCGAGCTTGTCGGGCGCGTCGGCGAGGCTCACCGAGCCGACGCCGAGGGCGAGCCGCGCCTGTGCCGCGGTCGGCACCTGGACCGCGAAGCCGCCGCTCTTCTCCAGCAGCGCGCGGGTGCGCGAGGCCTTGTCGATCACCACGGTGAGCTTCGGCGGCGAGAAGTCGAGGGCGCAGGCCCAGGCGGCCGTCATGACGTCGGCGACGCCGTCGTGGGCGGCGGAAACCAGGACCGTCGGGCCGTGGTTGATGAGGCGGTAGGCGCGGTCGAGCGCGACCGGCAAGACGTGCGGATCCATGATGTCCTCGAAACGGGGGCGTGAAAAAGGCCCGGGACGACCCCCGGGCCTTTTCCGTTATCGCGAAGCGTGCGCCGCTTACTTCACGAAGGTCACGGTCACCTGGCGGTTTTCCGGTTCCTTCACGCCGTCGGCGGTCGGCTTCGGCAGCTGCTGCTCGCCCAGCGCGCGCTCGCGCACCACCGCAGCCGGGACGCCCTTGTCGTTCAGAGCCTTGACCACCGCGTTGGCGCGGCGCTCGGAGAGCTTCTGATTGTAGGCGTTCGGGCCGGAGGCGTCGGCGTGACCGGTCACCTGCACCGCCGAGGGCTTCTGGCTCTGGTAGGCGGTGACGATGCGGTCGACGAAGGTGCGGGCCTCAGGCGTCAGGTTGGACTTGTCGAAGGCGAAGAAGATCCGCCACACCGACTCGCCGGCGGCGCTCGGGGCCGCGACCGGCTGCTTCGGCGGGGCGACGGTGCAATCCGGCACCGCCTTCATGAATTCGCCGCGGGTCCAGGCGATGTCCTGCGGCTGATGGCCTTCCTCGGACTGCTCCATCCAGTGCTCGAACCACGCCTGGGCGCGGGCGCAGGCGAGCGGAGCGGACTTCGCCGCACCGGCGGCGAGGGCCTCGGAGAGGCGCTTGTAGCCGCTGCCGATCTCGGCGACGTCCTTCTCGAGGTGACGCTCCGAGGGATTCTGGAGCATCGGCGGCTTGCCGGCGGCGGCCATTTCGGCACGGCTGGTGAAGAAGTCGACCGAGATCCAGTCTTCTTCGTGCTGCTCGAACTTGGCGCGCTCGACGTACTGCTGCTGCAACGCCTTGGCGAACGCGTCACCCTGGTTCGGCAGCTTTTCGGTTCCCGCGATGTCCCAGGCGCAGCCGCTCAAAAGCAGCATGCCGGTGGCGGCGACGACCGCAGATCCGGTTTGAATTCGCATTGTTGTCT of uncultured Alphaproteobacteria bacterium contains these proteins:
- a CDS encoding Flavin reductase domain protein FMN-binding; the protein is MDPHVLPVALDRAYRLINHGPTVLVSAAHDGVADVMTAAWACALDFSPPKLTVVIDKASRTRALLEKSGGFAVQVPTAAQARLALGVGSVSLADAPDKLASCGVDLFRAPDCDLPLVAGCSAWLACRVISEPHNQQTYDLFIGEVTAAWADSRAFADGRWRFESADPAWRSLHHVAGGHFYAIGNPVDLD
- a CDS encoding OmpA family protein → MRIQTGSAVVAATGMLLLSGCAWDIAGTEKLPNQGDAFAKALQQQYVERAKFEQHEEDWISVDFFTSRAEMAAAGKPPMLQNPSERHLEKDVAEIGSGYKRLSEALAAGAAKSAPLACARAQAWFEHWMEQSEEGHQPQDIAWTRGEFMKAVPDCTVAPPKQPVAAPSAAGESVWRIFFAFDKSNLTPEARTFVDRIVTAYQSQKPSAVQVTGHADASGPNAYNQKLSERRANAVVKALNDKGVPAAVVRERALGEQQLPKPTADGVKEPENRQVTVTFVK